The Macrobrachium rosenbergii isolate ZJJX-2024 chromosome 46, ASM4041242v1, whole genome shotgun sequence genome has a window encoding:
- the LOC136830086 gene encoding fibrinogen-like protein 1: protein MNGNTEESCTGHKSCQELYDAGVVFSGIYTICPIRTCNQVLTYCDMTSDGGKWTVFLSRDADHSDQEHFNRTWDEYKEGFGACDQEYWLGNEILYNLTNDKPHELRIEGTDEGGVTKWAVYGEFKVASEENNYQVTISGYDPSSTMGNLLTPIQDLANLNGMEFSTMDEDNDNFAGGSCAKFYNNGGGFWYNGCSFIGPTNNADVLCYFWNTGVAGPVILKKLKMSIRPV from the exons GCTGTACAGGGCACAAGTCATGCCAAGAGCTTTACGACGCTGGTGTCGTATTCAGTGGCATATATACCATATGCCCGATTAg gaCATGCAACCAAGTCCTCACGTACTGCGACATGACGTCCGACGGCGGGAAATGGACTGTGTTCCTGTCTCGCGATGCCGATCACTCGGACCAGGAGCACTTCAACAGGACCTGGGACGAGTACAAGGAGGGTTTCGGCGCCTGCGACCAGGAATACTGGCTGG GTAACGAAATCCTGTACAACCTCACGAACGACAAGCCCCACGAATTGCGAATCGAAGGGACCGACGAGGGCGGCGTCACAAAATGGGCGGTCTACGGCGAATTCAAAGTTGCCAGCGAGGAAAACAA TTACCAGGTCACCATCTCAGGGTACGACCCCTCGAGCACAATGGGCAATCTTCTGACCCCCATCCAGGATTTAGCTAATCTCAACGGCATGGAGTTTTCCACTATGGATGAGGACAACGATAACTTTG CCGGCGGAAGCTGTGCCAAGTTCTACAACAACGGGGGAGGTTTTTGGTACAACGGCTGTTCCTTCATAGGACCCACGAACAACGCTGACGTCCTGTGCTATTTCTGGAATACCGGCGTGGCAGGTCCTGTCATactgaagaaactgaagatgtcgATTCGTCCTGTGTAG